In Kaistella faecalis, a genomic segment contains:
- a CDS encoding NAD(P)/FAD-dependent oxidoreductase, translated as MDSSIWELETFYRKRDLIIIGAGFTGLWTAISVKEKFPVKSVLVVERSSVPIGASTRNAGFACFGSLTEIIADSQKMGWEKTLELVKMRLQGLKKIQDCFTPDEIDFELCGGYEILNNDSPLAKIDEVNYHLKPVTGLEKTFSLNQKKLKEFGFGNSEYLIENPCEGSLHSGKLLQKLLERCQQLGIEFLFGTEVSKISEDEDHVLIKTENFEISTENLIIATNAFTKNLVEDLDLVPARGQILLTEPIENLKIKGTFHYDEGFYYFRNLGNRILLGGARNLDFETEETSTLETTDILQNHLENFIRTVVLPGQKFEVTHRWSGIMAMGAEKSPVVKAISKRQIVAVRLSGMGVALAPQIGENVAEMIVK; from the coding sequence ATGGATTCTAGTATCTGGGAACTCGAAACTTTTTACCGAAAACGCGATCTTATTATTATCGGCGCGGGTTTCACCGGACTTTGGACCGCCATTTCGGTGAAGGAGAAATTTCCTGTTAAATCTGTTTTGGTGGTGGAGCGCAGTTCCGTGCCCATAGGAGCTTCCACCAGGAATGCCGGCTTTGCATGCTTCGGAAGTCTGACTGAAATTATTGCAGATTCTCAAAAAATGGGTTGGGAAAAAACACTGGAACTGGTTAAGATGAGGTTGCAGGGTTTGAAGAAAATTCAGGATTGTTTTACGCCTGATGAGATTGATTTTGAACTCTGCGGAGGTTACGAAATACTTAATAATGATAGCCCTTTAGCGAAAATTGATGAGGTTAATTACCATCTGAAACCGGTGACGGGTTTAGAAAAAACATTCAGTCTTAACCAAAAAAAGCTGAAAGAGTTTGGTTTTGGAAACTCAGAATATCTCATCGAAAATCCCTGTGAAGGAAGTCTGCATTCCGGAAAGCTGCTTCAGAAGCTTCTCGAACGGTGCCAGCAATTAGGGATCGAATTTCTTTTTGGAACAGAGGTTTCAAAAATATCTGAAGATGAAGACCATGTTCTCATCAAGACTGAAAATTTTGAAATCAGTACTGAAAATCTTATCATCGCCACCAATGCCTTTACCAAAAACCTGGTTGAAGATCTTGATTTGGTTCCCGCCCGGGGACAGATTTTGCTTACAGAACCCATTGAAAATTTAAAAATCAAAGGCACTTTCCATTATGATGAAGGGTTTTATTATTTCAGAAACTTAGGAAACCGCATTTTGCTTGGCGGCGCAAGAAATCTGGATTTCGAAACCGAAGAAACCTCAACACTGGAAACTACAGATATTCTGCAGAATCATCTGGAAAATTTTATAAGAACAGTAGTTCTTCCCGGTCAGAAATTTGAGGTTACCCACCGGTGGAGTGGGATCATGGCAATGGGAGCAGAAAAGTCTCCAGTTGTTAAAGCGATCTCCAAAAGGCAGATCGTTGCGGTCCGGCTTTCAGGAATGGGCGTGGCGCTTGCCCCTCAAATAGGGGAGAACGTAGCTGAGATGATTGTAAAATGA